In a single window of the Pieris rapae chromosome 9, ilPieRapa1.1, whole genome shotgun sequence genome:
- the LOC111001129 gene encoding splicing factor U2af 38 kDa subunit, whose product MAEYLAAIFGTEKDKVNCSFYFKIGACRHGDRCSRIHNKPTFSQTVLLQNLYVNPQNSAKSADGSHLVVANVSDEEMQEHYDNFFEDVFVECEDKYGEIEEMNVCDNLGDHLVGNVYIKFRREEDAEKAVNDLNNRWFGGRPVYAELSPVTDFREACCRQYEMGECTRSGFCNFMHLKPISRELRRYLYARRKGGKRSRSRSRERRRRSRSRERRREPPRNSRAGRY is encoded by the exons ATGGCTGAATATTTAGCGGCTATTTTCGGTACCGAAAAGGAcaa agttaattgttctttttattttaaaatcggaGCATGCAGACATGGCGATAGATGCTCCAGAATTCATAACAAGCCAACCTTTTCCCAGACAGTGCTTCTTCAAAATCTGTATGTTAATCCACAGAACTCTGCTAAATCTGCTGATGGGAGTCATT TGGTAGTGGCTAATGTGTCAGATGAGGAGATGCAGGAgcattatgataatttttttgaagatGTCTTTGTTGAATGTGAAGACAAATATGGAGAAATTGAGGAAATGAATGTTTGTGACAATCTTGGTGACCATTTAGTTGGCAATGTCTATATCAAG TTTCGCCGTGAAGAAGATGCAGAAAAAGCTGTTAATGACCTAAACAACCGTTGGTTTGGTGGGCGTCCAGTTTATGCTGAACTTTCTCCGGTGACAGATTTTCGAGAGGCATGTTGTCGCCAGTATGAAATGGGAGAATGTACTCGTAGtggattttgtaattttatgcaTCTCAAACCCATTTCAAGAGAATTGAGACG GTATTTATATGCCCGTCGCAAGGGCGGAAAGCGTTCCCGCTCTCGCTCCCGCGAACGCCGCCGCCGTTCCCGCTCTCGTGAACGTCGTCGTGAACCGCCTCGTAACTCTCGCGCGGGTCGGTACTAA